The following are encoded in a window of Lactobacillus panisapium genomic DNA:
- a CDS encoding alpha/beta hydrolase — protein sequence MTTIINDVLYDEKKQLATDIYLPEKTNAETKILLFWHGGGWFRGDKSNLKDYCTQITEQNFIVFAPNYSLAPKHIFPAAHNDSVTFVNWLLNSSYGQNRTNAVTQLGASSGGVMALFLAGKYGFPTVTWSAPVSFSSWMKNHQDVRPSQQANFEFGITDLKQINDAFYKYFTLTYTGTDKQETLKKLDAQSYDYDNLGRLLMLNSTNELSPTDYLLDFISQLAKADHSVDLKLIAGKRHAMSYASDYLAESISYLAKKPVK from the coding sequence ATGACGACTATTATTAATGATGTTCTTTATGATGAAAAAAAGCAGTTGGCAACCGATATTTATTTACCCGAGAAAACAAATGCGGAAACTAAAATCCTGTTATTCTGGCACGGTGGTGGTTGGTTTCGCGGTGATAAAAGTAACCTGAAGGATTACTGCACCCAAATTACGGAGCAGAATTTTATTGTGTTTGCGCCCAATTATTCGCTAGCGCCCAAACATATTTTTCCAGCCGCTCATAATGACAGTGTTACTTTTGTAAATTGGCTGCTTAACAGTTCGTATGGGCAAAATAGAACTAATGCGGTTACCCAATTAGGTGCAAGCAGCGGCGGCGTAATGGCACTATTTTTAGCGGGTAAATACGGTTTCCCAACTGTAACTTGGTCTGCACCTGTTTCTTTTTCTTCTTGGATGAAAAACCACCAAGATGTTCGTCCATCTCAGCAAGCAAATTTTGAATTTGGCATAACTGATTTAAAGCAAATTAATGATGCCTTTTACAAGTATTTTACTCTTACCTACACGGGCACGGATAAGCAGGAGACTTTGAAAAAATTAGACGCACAATCATATGATTACGACAATCTAGGGCGTTTATTAATGCTTAACTCCACTAACGAGTTATCGCCAACCGACTACTTACTTGATTTTATTAGTCAACTAGCTAAAGCCGATCATAGCGTTGACCTCAAACTAATTGCCGGCAAGCGCCATGCCATGTCCTATGCTAGCGACTATCTGGCCGAGTCCATCTCTTACCTTGCTAAAAAACCTGTTAAGTAA
- a CDS encoding MMPL family transporter has protein sequence MQKLLKNHIFSFIAWILILIISVVALPDVTGLTREHSNISLPQDVQSEVAKSIQNDWGPKQKDTYQIAVVFNKEKGKLTADDKNAINETIDQLKENKSKYGIKMVMAPDDNIATKKQLQSKDDKAWILQLNVAKKHGPVNDVEQELNKAVKTTGIRTYVTGADVLQNSFSNSIQEGIKKTEVITVIFIFIVLVIVFKSPIVPLISLLTVGVSFITAFSIVTNLVKFQNFPFSNFTQVFMIIVLFGIGTDYNILLYDKFKEDLGKGMDRYEAMKSSLKVAGKTILYSGSSILIGFSALSLANFSIYQSAVGVAVGVAILLIVLLTLNPFFMAVLGEKMFWPVKKFTGEQEDKLWHGISKGTLAHPIIYLIVLAVVVTPFALMYSGHLNYDDTDEIDNAEPAKAGMRVVQKHFSAGMAEPSTLYIKSNHRLDNEADLRLIDQLTRQLKSSGDVSLVTSVTQPYGEEIDQLYVKNQLNTVNQGVDQARAGLGKLSKASKKLANGASQLADGTSQLQDGTGKLQSGANQLQSGTSQLQSGAGQLQSGSGRLQSGTAQMTSGLNQLNSQLSAGSQGIAAAQSNTKAALEKSYKANLAQSINSVPGLTPQQKMAAMQAAGAALEKSWSQVSASMPNVSGQMGQLQSGVGRLASASGQLNSGATTLNGGVGQLNSNLGKLNSSVGQFSSSIGQLNSSVGQLNTGAGQLASGTPKLTSGVDEVNSGLGQGAAYLTGLASSSAADSFYIPKEFIKNDTFQTSVDNYLSPDKKSAMIMIVFNSNPSGTEATEKAQELSSMAKKSLQGSRLGKATIAMGGESSNIADIKDIANKDFIRTAAIMLIGIGIALIFVTRSLLQPVYILGTLLIAYFCSLSITEWVVKATMGKDLLTWNTPFFGFIMLIALGVDYSIFLMTRYRAIEGNKPSERMLKACGIIGTVVVSAAIILGGTFAALIPSGIPTLIEVALAVIIGLIILVFIMPITLSAAVKLTYEGVHWKKKSRRVKG, from the coding sequence GTGCAAAAACTATTAAAGAACCATATTTTTTCATTCATTGCATGGATTTTAATTTTAATTATTTCTGTTGTGGCTTTGCCAGATGTTACCGGATTAACGCGTGAGCACTCAAATATTTCCTTGCCGCAAGATGTTCAAAGCGAGGTCGCTAAGTCAATTCAAAATGATTGGGGACCTAAGCAAAAGGACACTTATCAAATAGCAGTTGTCTTCAACAAGGAAAAAGGCAAATTAACCGCAGATGATAAAAATGCAATCAATGAAACGATTGACCAATTAAAAGAAAACAAGAGCAAGTACGGTATTAAGATGGTCATGGCACCGGATGATAATATCGCAACGAAAAAGCAATTGCAGTCCAAGGACGACAAAGCCTGGATTTTGCAGCTTAATGTTGCGAAAAAGCATGGTCCGGTCAATGATGTTGAACAAGAGCTGAATAAAGCTGTTAAAACAACGGGAATTCGGACTTATGTTACGGGAGCCGATGTTTTACAGAATTCCTTTTCAAATTCAATCCAAGAAGGGATAAAGAAAACAGAGGTTATTACTGTCATCTTCATCTTTATCGTATTAGTGATTGTATTTAAGTCACCAATTGTGCCACTGATTTCGTTATTAACAGTTGGGGTGTCTTTCATTACCGCCTTTTCAATTGTTACTAACTTAGTGAAGTTCCAAAACTTCCCATTTTCAAACTTTACGCAGGTCTTCATGATTATTGTTTTGTTCGGAATTGGTACGGACTACAACATTCTTTTGTATGATAAGTTTAAAGAAGATTTGGGTAAGGGAATGGATCGCTATGAAGCGATGAAAAGCTCCCTCAAAGTTGCTGGGAAAACCATTCTATATTCGGGCTCATCTATCCTGATTGGATTTTCAGCCCTAAGCTTAGCTAACTTCTCCATTTACCAATCAGCAGTTGGTGTGGCAGTTGGTGTAGCAATCTTATTAATTGTTTTATTAACCTTGAACCCATTCTTTATGGCTGTTTTAGGTGAAAAAATGTTCTGGCCAGTTAAAAAATTTACTGGTGAACAAGAAGATAAATTATGGCATGGTATTTCTAAGGGAACACTAGCACACCCAATTATTTACTTAATTGTCCTTGCAGTTGTGGTAACTCCATTTGCTTTGATGTACTCAGGTCATCTAAATTATGATGATACCGACGAAATTGATAATGCAGAGCCAGCAAAAGCAGGGATGCGTGTAGTTCAAAAGCACTTCTCAGCTGGTATGGCTGAGCCTTCTACTTTGTATATCAAGAGTAATCATCGTCTTGATAACGAAGCGGACTTGCGCTTAATCGATCAACTGACGAGACAATTAAAGTCTTCAGGTGATGTCTCACTAGTAACTTCTGTCACCCAACCTTACGGTGAAGAGATTGATCAGCTTTATGTTAAAAATCAGTTGAACACTGTTAATCAAGGGGTTGACCAGGCGCGTGCTGGTCTAGGCAAACTAAGCAAAGCAAGTAAGAAGTTAGCTAATGGTGCAAGCCAATTAGCTGACGGTACTAGTCAATTACAGGATGGAACAGGTAAGCTTCAGAGCGGAGCTAACCAGTTACAAAGCGGCACTAGCCAATTACAAAGTGGTGCTGGTCAATTGCAAAGCGGCTCCGGCCGTTTACAAAGTGGCACTGCTCAGATGACTAGCGGCTTAAACCAATTAAATTCGCAGCTATCTGCAGGTTCTCAAGGAATTGCAGCCGCACAGTCAAATACTAAAGCTGCACTTGAAAAGAGCTATAAGGCTAATCTGGCACAAAGCATTAATAGTGTTCCCGGATTAACGCCACAACAAAAGATGGCCGCCATGCAAGCAGCTGGCGCAGCTCTTGAAAAATCATGGTCGCAAGTTTCGGCTTCTATGCCAAATGTCTCGGGCCAAATGGGTCAATTGCAATCAGGTGTAGGCAGATTAGCCTCTGCATCTGGTCAATTGAATTCAGGTGCTACCACATTAAATGGTGGTGTCGGTCAACTAAATTCAAATCTTGGTAAATTAAATTCAAGTGTAGGCCAGTTTAGCTCCAGTATTGGTCAACTAAATTCAAGTGTCGGTCAGTTAAATACCGGTGCAGGTCAACTTGCTTCAGGAACACCTAAATTAACTTCAGGTGTTGATGAAGTTAACAGCGGCTTAGGCCAAGGAGCAGCTTACTTAACGGGTCTTGCTAGCTCATCTGCAGCAGATAGTTTTTACATTCCGAAGGAATTTATCAAAAATGATACTTTCCAGACTTCAGTTGATAACTACCTTAGTCCAGATAAAAAGTCAGCAATGATTATGATTGTCTTTAATTCAAACCCGAGCGGAACTGAAGCAACTGAAAAAGCGCAGGAACTTAGTTCAATGGCTAAGAAGTCATTGCAAGGAAGTCGCTTAGGTAAAGCAACGATTGCCATGGGTGGTGAAAGTTCCAACATTGCCGATATTAAGGATATTGCTAATAAAGACTTTATTAGAACAGCTGCAATTATGTTGATCGGAATTGGCATTGCGTTAATCTTTGTCACTCGTTCATTGCTGCAACCAGTTTATATTCTGGGCACGCTTCTCATTGCTTACTTCTGCTCATTATCAATTACTGAATGGGTTGTAAAAGCTACAATGGGCAAGGACTTATTAACTTGGAATACGCCATTCTTTGGTTTCATTATGTTAATTGCCCTCGGAGTTGACTACAGTATCTTCCTCATGACACGTTACCGTGCAATTGAAGGTAATAAGCCAAGTGAACGAATGCTTAAAGCTTGTGGTATTATCGGAACAGTTGTGGTTTCAGCCGCAATTATTCTAGGTGGTACTTTTGCAGCCTTAATTCCGTCAGGCATTCCAACTTTGATTGAGGTTGCATTAGCAGTTATTATTGGTTTGATTATTCTCGTCTTCATCATGCCAATTACCTTATCTGCAGCAGTTAAGCTGACTTATGAAGGTGTTCATTGGAAAAAGAAGAGTAGACGAGTAAAAGGTTAA
- a CDS encoding GNAT family N-acetyltransferase has translation MTARIYLRPFKAEDATTLLKWGQDKYYHQLAGFDHYQNLTQAEIAAGQYAARKYSYGVCLEKTHKLIGLVELYDRGTNEAELLTSKEVGFLLDKEFSGHGYMTEALTLLFNFAFGKLKQEQIWAGTFTNNERSQRLLRNLGFKFIYAVDLSKISNLFSYEEKYYLLKRADWTNLN, from the coding sequence ATGACTGCACGAATCTATTTGCGACCATTTAAGGCTGAAGATGCAACGACACTTCTAAAATGGGGCCAAGATAAGTACTATCACCAGTTAGCGGGTTTTGATCATTACCAAAATCTGACTCAGGCTGAAATTGCAGCTGGCCAATATGCGGCTAGAAAGTATAGTTATGGGGTCTGCTTGGAAAAAACGCATAAACTAATTGGCCTAGTTGAACTATATGATCGCGGCACTAATGAAGCCGAACTACTTACTTCTAAGGAAGTCGGCTTCTTATTAGATAAAGAGTTTTCAGGTCATGGCTACATGACAGAGGCCTTAACTTTGTTGTTTAATTTTGCTTTTGGCAAGTTAAAGCAAGAGCAGATCTGGGCCGGTACTTTTACCAATAATGAACGCTCGCAAAGATTATTGCGAAATTTAGGTTTCAAATTTATTTATGCCGTTGATTTGAGTAAAATCAGCAACTTATTTTCGTATGAAGAAAAATATTATCTGCTTAAACGGGCGGATTGGACTAACTTAAACTAG
- a CDS encoding ATP-binding cassette domain-containing protein, whose product MELIKINHLTVNVAAKKLFEIASLGINSKQKIGLIGNNGVGKTTLMKLIADISNPSEQIKATGSITRLCNWAYVPQLLNAQDKSGGQREKLAISRAIAQLRNAPKALLLLDEPTSNLDFEQQKWLINLIRGLKSSCLIISHDQHFLNQVCDTIWCVKDQRVITFKGTYSEFKRAQEKQAARVQLEYNEQEKHLNQLKASFKRHAKQAGSFSHPKKHISSSDWRSKSLGKVKAANNVARATKNLSRRIEKEAKTLTRPVFRKQITLKNGAAQMKNEAIAPKSKALRLNPQKVVAYHKLLFTIEQEVNLTYQNKLILTGANGVGKSIFLKELFKRKLTGFYHPQLQIGYFTQNIIKLQSDQTVLEAIMKSSIFATSVTMQVLGDLHLWQIRHQKIENLSGGQLVCFNLARILTGKYNLLLLDEPTNFLDLEALAALVDFIAAYPYALIIVSHDRSFIEQLGLPKWMINHQRLSTKVAASKQSSASNDNNLELLKFQRDQLMLNPEASVTKIKQLTAEIEQLQNH is encoded by the coding sequence TTGGAATTAATAAAAATCAATCACTTAACAGTAAATGTGGCAGCGAAAAAATTATTTGAAATTGCTAGTCTTGGAATTAATTCAAAGCAAAAGATAGGCTTGATCGGGAATAATGGGGTTGGTAAAACCACTTTGATGAAGCTAATTGCTGACATAAGTAACCCGTCTGAGCAAATTAAAGCTACGGGATCAATAACAAGACTCTGTAATTGGGCTTATGTTCCGCAGCTCTTAAATGCGCAAGATAAAAGTGGTGGCCAGCGTGAAAAGTTAGCCATTAGTAGGGCAATTGCACAATTAAGAAACGCACCAAAAGCATTGCTCTTATTGGACGAGCCGACCTCAAACTTAGACTTTGAGCAGCAAAAATGGCTGATTAACTTAATTCGTGGTCTAAAAAGTTCGTGTTTAATTATTAGTCACGATCAGCATTTTCTAAATCAAGTTTGTGACACAATTTGGTGTGTTAAGGACCAGCGTGTAATCACTTTTAAGGGAACCTACTCAGAATTTAAACGAGCGCAGGAAAAGCAGGCTGCACGTGTGCAATTAGAATATAACGAGCAGGAAAAGCATCTTAACCAATTAAAAGCTAGTTTTAAACGGCATGCTAAACAAGCTGGTTCCTTTAGCCATCCGAAAAAGCACATTAGCAGTTCTGACTGGCGCTCAAAGTCGCTAGGAAAAGTAAAAGCCGCTAATAATGTCGCTCGTGCAACCAAAAATTTATCAAGGCGAATTGAAAAAGAAGCAAAAACGCTAACTAGGCCAGTTTTTCGTAAACAAATCACCTTAAAAAACGGTGCTGCCCAGATGAAGAATGAAGCAATTGCACCTAAAAGCAAGGCTTTAAGACTAAATCCGCAAAAAGTAGTGGCATACCACAAATTACTTTTTACAATTGAACAGGAAGTCAATTTGACCTACCAAAATAAGCTTATCCTAACAGGTGCCAACGGTGTGGGTAAATCAATTTTTCTAAAAGAGCTATTTAAGCGTAAGTTAACAGGCTTTTACCATCCCCAGCTGCAGATAGGCTATTTTACGCAAAATATCATTAAGCTACAATCAGACCAAACGGTGCTCGAAGCGATTATGAAAAGCAGCATTTTTGCTACCAGTGTTACTATGCAAGTTTTGGGTGATCTTCACTTATGGCAGATACGGCATCAAAAAATTGAAAACTTATCTGGTGGTCAGTTAGTTTGTTTTAATTTGGCGCGAATATTGACGGGTAAATATAACTTGCTGCTACTGGATGAGCCTACTAATTTTCTTGACCTAGAAGCTCTTGCTGCTCTCGTGGACTTTATTGCCGCTTATCCTTACGCACTGATTATCGTTTCGCATGATCGATCATTTATTGAGCAGTTAGGGTTACCAAAATGGATGATTAATCATCAGCGGCTATCTACTAAAGTGGCGGCTAGCAAGCAATCATCAGCTAGTAATGACAATAATCTTGAATTATTAAAGTTTCAGCGCGACCAGTTAATGCTTAATCCAGAAGCTTCAGTTACAAAAATCAAGCAATTAACAGCTGAAATTGAACAATTGCAAAACCATTAG
- a CDS encoding NAD-dependent succinate-semialdehyde dehydrogenase — MAKYQSINPYTNETFASYDNPTASQIEDSINLAHALYQKWRHEEPESRCKTLHQIATAFREHEQEMAEIMTREMGKMIGESKGEVELCASICYYYADHGPEMLKPQPIESKLGKAYYLKQATGVIMACEPWNFPLYQVIRVFAPNFIVGNPILLKHAHNVPGSAAMTAKIIKQAGAPEGSLINLYPSYDQLDDIIADPRVQGVALTGSERGGSSVAENAGKNLKKSTMELGGNDAFIVLDDADPQVLKKALSTARTYNDGQVCTSSKRIIAVKTRYDEVLHELKNSFAALKPGDPLDPATTLPPMNSANAKDKLTKQVDEAVKAGAKVFYQYPEIDSAGAFFRPIILTNVDKQNPAYDQEFFGPVAIVYEVEDEDEAIALANDSSYGLGSSVISADVKHAQEVAAQIETGMTVINGTWISSGELPFGGIKKSGYGRELSELGMMAFVNEHLVISMPTE, encoded by the coding sequence ATGGCTAAATATCAATCAATTAATCCGTACACTAACGAAACCTTTGCCAGTTACGACAATCCGACCGCTAGCCAAATTGAAGACTCAATCAACTTAGCACATGCACTTTACCAAAAATGGCGTCATGAAGAGCCAGAAAGCCGGTGCAAGACATTACATCAAATTGCGACAGCCTTTCGTGAACATGAACAAGAAATGGCAGAAATCATGACCCGTGAAATGGGTAAAATGATTGGTGAATCAAAGGGTGAAGTTGAACTTTGTGCTTCAATCTGTTATTACTACGCCGATCATGGTCCTGAAATGCTTAAGCCACAACCGATCGAGTCTAAGCTGGGCAAGGCCTATTACCTTAAGCAAGCTACTGGCGTAATCATGGCATGTGAACCATGGAATTTCCCACTTTATCAAGTAATTCGCGTGTTTGCCCCTAACTTTATCGTTGGAAACCCGATTTTATTAAAGCACGCCCACAATGTTCCTGGATCAGCAGCCATGACCGCCAAGATTATTAAGCAAGCTGGTGCACCAGAGGGCAGCTTAATCAACCTCTACCCAAGTTATGACCAACTTGATGACATTATCGCTGATCCACGAGTTCAAGGAGTTGCCTTAACTGGCTCCGAACGGGGCGGTTCATCCGTTGCCGAAAATGCTGGTAAGAATCTAAAGAAATCAACGATGGAATTAGGCGGAAATGATGCGTTTATTGTTTTGGATGATGCTGACCCACAAGTCTTAAAGAAGGCTTTGAGTACCGCGCGAACATACAACGATGGACAAGTCTGCACGTCTTCTAAGAGAATCATTGCAGTTAAAACCCGTTACGACGAAGTCTTACATGAATTAAAGAATTCTTTTGCTGCACTGAAGCCAGGTGACCCGCTTGATCCAGCTACTACTTTGCCACCAATGAATTCTGCTAACGCTAAAGACAAGTTAACTAAGCAAGTTGATGAAGCAGTTAAAGCAGGTGCCAAGGTCTTTTACCAATATCCAGAAATTGATTCTGCTGGTGCCTTTTTCCGGCCAATTATTTTAACTAATGTTGACAAGCAAAACCCAGCTTATGATCAAGAATTTTTCGGCCCAGTTGCAATTGTGTATGAAGTCGAAGATGAAGATGAAGCCATAGCTTTGGCAAACGACTCAAGTTATGGTTTAGGCTCATCAGTTATCAGCGCCGACGTAAAGCATGCACAAGAAGTAGCTGCTCAGATTGAAACAGGCATGACCGTTATTAACGGCACGTGGATCAGTTCAGGCGAATTGCCATTCGGCGGAATTAAAAAATCCGGCTATGGTCGTGAGCTAAGTGAACTTGGCATGATGGCTTTTGTCAATGAGCACCTAGTAATCAGTATGCCAACCGAATAA
- a CDS encoding TVP38/TMEM64 family protein, translated as MHLSAKASRRLINILTVVSGIIIILLCIYWYRLGIFTSQAKMKAYLADKRIIGPVIFVLIQIIQVVIPIIPGGVSLLGGVIFFGPLAGFIYNYVGVCIGSIINFFLARFYGRPFILHIVSEKTLDKYMKWTKNQNKFNWFFAICIVAPMAPDDVLCLLAGLTDMKFWTYFWIIILGKPWTIAAYSFALMFGMDWLLKVVGK; from the coding sequence ATGCATCTTTCAGCTAAAGCTAGTCGAAGATTAATCAATATCTTGACCGTTGTCAGCGGGATTATTATTATTCTATTGTGTATTTATTGGTACCGCTTAGGGATTTTTACTAGTCAAGCGAAGATGAAGGCATATTTGGCTGATAAGCGCATCATCGGGCCGGTGATTTTTGTCTTAATTCAAATTATCCAAGTAGTCATCCCAATTATTCCGGGTGGTGTCTCTTTGTTGGGCGGAGTAATTTTCTTCGGTCCATTAGCCGGGTTTATCTACAACTATGTCGGAGTTTGCATTGGCTCAATCATCAACTTTTTCCTTGCGCGTTTTTATGGACGACCATTTATCCTGCACATTGTTTCGGAAAAAACGCTCGATAAGTATATGAAGTGGACCAAAAACCAAAATAAATTTAACTGGTTTTTTGCAATCTGTATTGTTGCGCCAATGGCACCTGATGACGTTCTTTGCCTGCTAGCCGGGTTAACCGATATGAAATTCTGGACTTACTTTTGGATTATCATTTTGGGTAAGCCATGGACAATTGCCGCCTACAGCTTTGCCCTAATGTTTGGAATGGACTGGCTTCTTAAGGTAGTTGGCAAATAA
- a CDS encoding malolactic enzyme, with amino-acid sequence MEKTGQDRLNDPFLNHGTAFTEEQRKQYHLEGMLPPQEQSLESQVREVYLQYQEKSTNLEKRIFLMTIFNTNRVLFFKIFSEHVTEFMPIVYDPTIAETIENYSHLFVNPQNAAFLSIDKPDQMEASLKNAADGRDIKLIVVTDGEEILGIGDWGTQGVDISVGKLMVYTAAAGVDPACVLPVVLDVGTNNEKLLKDDLYLGNKHSRVNGDKYYQFVDQFVQCVEKLFPGLYLHFEDFGRDNADNILKKYREHILTFNDDIQGTGIIVLAGILGALKISGQKLTEQKYVCFGAGTAGTGIVEQVYSEMLQAGLKPEEARQHFYLVDKQGLLFDDTPDLTPAQKPFVRKRSEFANADQLKDLKSVVQAVHPDILVGTSTRSGAFTQDIVTEMAEHTERPIIFPLSNPTQLAEAKAQDLIEWTKGKALVATGIPADPVDYQGVKYEIGQANNALVYPGLGLGALAVNAKVLSDEMISVAAHSLGGIVDSTKPGAAVLPPVEKLNIFSQTVAHAVANQAIKDHLNQNEYDDGKQAVEALRWAPEYKNE; translated from the coding sequence ATGGAAAAGACAGGACAAGATCGTTTAAATGATCCTTTTTTGAATCATGGCACAGCTTTTACTGAAGAGCAACGTAAGCAATATCATTTAGAAGGGATGTTGCCGCCGCAAGAGCAATCGCTTGAAAGCCAGGTACGTGAAGTCTATTTGCAGTACCAAGAAAAGTCAACTAACTTAGAAAAACGCATTTTTTTAATGACTATTTTTAATACCAACCGGGTGCTATTTTTTAAAATCTTTAGTGAACATGTGACCGAATTCATGCCGATTGTTTATGATCCGACAATTGCGGAAACAATTGAAAATTACAGTCACCTGTTTGTTAATCCGCAAAATGCCGCTTTCCTTTCAATCGATAAACCTGATCAAATGGAAGCCAGTTTAAAAAATGCCGCAGATGGTCGCGATATTAAATTGATTGTAGTTACTGACGGTGAAGAGATTCTCGGAATTGGCGACTGGGGAACTCAGGGAGTTGATATCTCTGTTGGTAAATTGATGGTTTATACGGCCGCAGCTGGTGTGGATCCGGCCTGCGTTTTGCCAGTTGTACTCGATGTCGGTACTAATAACGAAAAATTACTCAAAGATGATCTTTACTTGGGTAATAAACATAGTCGGGTTAATGGCGATAAATATTACCAGTTTGTAGATCAATTTGTTCAGTGTGTTGAAAAGCTTTTCCCAGGATTGTATTTGCACTTTGAAGATTTCGGCCGTGATAACGCAGACAATATCCTGAAAAAGTACCGTGAACATATTTTGACGTTTAATGACGATATTCAAGGTACTGGAATTATTGTGTTAGCCGGAATTTTAGGAGCATTAAAGATTAGTGGGCAAAAATTGACTGAGCAAAAGTATGTCTGCTTCGGAGCCGGTACCGCCGGTACTGGCATTGTTGAACAAGTATATTCTGAAATGTTACAAGCGGGCTTAAAGCCTGAAGAGGCCCGGCAGCATTTCTACTTAGTTGATAAGCAGGGATTATTGTTTGACGATACACCTGATTTGACGCCAGCGCAAAAGCCTTTTGTCAGAAAGCGGTCAGAATTTGCCAATGCGGATCAGTTAAAGGATCTGAAGAGCGTAGTTCAAGCGGTTCATCCCGACATCTTAGTTGGAACATCTACTCGCTCTGGCGCCTTCACTCAAGATATTGTGACCGAAATGGCGGAGCACACTGAACGGCCAATTATTTTTCCATTATCCAACCCAACGCAATTGGCGGAAGCAAAAGCGCAAGATTTAATCGAATGGACCAAGGGCAAGGCGTTAGTTGCTACGGGAATTCCAGCTGATCCGGTTGATTATCAAGGTGTTAAGTATGAAATTGGTCAAGCAAACAATGCCTTAGTTTATCCAGGACTTGGACTTGGTGCTTTAGCAGTTAATGCTAAAGTTTTGAGCGATGAAATGATTAGTGTGGCTGCTCACTCATTAGGTGGAATCGTTGATTCAACTAAGCCGGGAGCTGCTGTTTTACCACCAGTTGAAAAGCTCAATATCTTTTCGCAAACAGTTGCACATGCCGTGGCTAACCAAGCAATTAAGGATCACCTCAATCAAAATGAATATGACGATGGTAAGCAAGCTGTTGAAGCTTTGCGCTGGGCGCCGGAATATAAAAATGAATAG
- a CDS encoding zinc ribbon domain-containing protein gives MTTCPNCGRSITDNDKVCPNCQFNLQKYRDTFFTDQHQTANYENKNTAKKIASREAYRQEFYPKKQNLTIKKMLQWMHLNSMIVFLLGIALLLIMSFSRSIGWICFFALLVWLYAVCVRTADIERYTVDERLTEKVNQIGSNLFNNVEDSKQKVKSRKRSTKGEQRVEEEVATVKKHFNYVQLLVILMAVINLVVLFTGSGASVTDISYSGKMSITRVAFGLAGRLFSSSETMLSGVIVCVIWLLILLFPLIITYNTLKDTVKGRQISFVLSLIETVFLVYLIYRMSNSALSNTGILKNITSQLLLYAVSIGASTYFLILSSVMMTILLGYNLFKNKN, from the coding sequence ATGACTACTTGTCCAAATTGTGGCCGGTCAATTACTGATAATGACAAAGTTTGTCCTAACTGTCAGTTTAATTTACAAAAATATCGTGATACGTTCTTTACGGATCAGCACCAGACCGCCAATTATGAAAATAAAAATACTGCGAAGAAAATTGCCAGTCGTGAGGCATATCGGCAAGAGTTTTATCCTAAAAAGCAAAACTTAACGATTAAGAAAATGCTGCAATGGATGCATCTTAATAGTATGATTGTCTTTTTGCTGGGAATTGCATTGTTGTTAATAATGAGTTTTTCGCGAAGTATTGGTTGGATCTGCTTTTTTGCCTTACTAGTTTGGCTGTATGCTGTTTGCGTCCGAACTGCTGACATTGAGCGTTACACGGTAGATGAGCGACTGACAGAAAAAGTTAATCAAATTGGCTCTAACTTGTTTAATAATGTTGAAGATTCAAAACAAAAGGTCAAGTCCAGGAAGAGGTCAACCAAAGGCGAGCAGCGTGTGGAAGAAGAGGTCGCAACGGTTAAAAAGCATTTTAATTATGTGCAGCTGCTTGTAATTTTGATGGCAGTTATTAACCTAGTTGTCTTATTCACGGGTTCAGGTGCATCAGTAACTGATATTTCGTATAGTGGCAAAATGTCGATTACTAGGGTGGCATTTGGCTTAGCCGGCCGGTTATTCTCATCTAGCGAAACCATGCTTTCTGGAGTAATTGTCTGTGTGATTTGGCTACTAATTCTGCTCTTTCCACTGATTATTACCTATAATACGTTGAAAGATACAGTTAAGGGGCGCCAGATTTCCTTTGTCTTATCGTTAATTGAGACGGTATTTCTCGTCTATTTAATCTACCGCATGTCAAACAGTGCATTATCAAATACGGGTATTTTAAAGAATATTACTAGCCAGCTGCTCTTATACGCAGTTTCAATCGGAGCATCGACTTACTTCTTGATTTTATCTAGTGTGATGATGACGATTTTGCTTGGCTACAACCTATTTAAAAATAAAAATTAG